A single genomic interval of Desulfonatronum sp. SC1 harbors:
- a CDS encoding HD-GYP domain-containing protein has translation MSILIVDDEGGLRRALCAILEDMDFDVLDAENGLRGLELLREHLDRVEAVIVDLNMPVMDGYGFIQHSVQEAPETPIIVLSGVGVVDDALRAMRLGAWDFITKPVYSMDILEHTLRKVLDRARLIKENRAYKENLEKLVRERTAELETTRRQIMQRLSRAAEFKDNETGNHVVRVGEISALVARAMRLPEAEREMLRECAPLHDVGKIGIPDEILLKPGKLDNAEWKVMQLHCLYGCEILGPLISQEEALRSCSDPKAIPSGDNELLGMARVLAMFHHERWDGNGYPFGLQGEAIPLVARIVSVVDVFDALSSERPYKTALPEEQCLEIIHQGAGTQFDPKVVEAFFLVLDEIRAVQTMWRD, from the coding sequence ATGTCCATTTTGATAGTTGACGATGAAGGCGGATTGCGGCGCGCTTTGTGCGCGATTCTGGAGGACATGGATTTCGATGTTCTGGATGCGGAGAACGGTTTGCGCGGGCTGGAGCTGTTGCGTGAGCATCTGGATCGGGTCGAGGCCGTGATCGTGGATCTGAACATGCCGGTCATGGACGGGTACGGGTTTATCCAGCATTCCGTTCAAGAGGCTCCGGAGACGCCGATCATCGTGCTTTCCGGAGTAGGCGTGGTGGACGACGCCCTGCGGGCCATGCGTCTGGGGGCTTGGGATTTCATCACCAAGCCGGTGTATTCGATGGACATCCTGGAGCATACGCTACGTAAGGTTCTGGATCGGGCGCGATTGATCAAGGAAAACCGGGCCTACAAGGAAAATCTGGAAAAACTCGTCCGAGAGCGCACCGCTGAACTGGAGACCACCCGCCGGCAGATCATGCAGCGGTTGAGCCGGGCCGCGGAGTTCAAGGACAACGAGACCGGCAACCATGTCGTCAGGGTCGGGGAAATCAGTGCTCTGGTGGCCCGTGCCATGAGGCTGCCGGAGGCCGAGCGCGAAATGTTGCGGGAATGCGCCCCTTTGCACGATGTGGGCAAGATCGGGATCCCTGACGAAATTCTGCTCAAACCCGGCAAACTGGACAATGCGGAATGGAAGGTTATGCAGCTTCATTGTCTGTACGGCTGCGAGATTCTCGGGCCATTGATCAGCCAGGAAGAGGCCCTTCGAAGCTGTTCAGATCCGAAAGCGATCCCGTCTGGGGACAACGAACTGTTGGGCATGGCGCGGGTTCTGGCCATGTTTCATCACGAACGCTGGGACGGAAATGGCTATCCTTTCGGCCTCCAGGGTGAGGCGATTCCCCTTGTTGCCCGTATCGTTTCCGTGGTGGATGTTTTCGACGCCCTGTCCAGTGAACGCCCCTACAAGACCGCGCTTCCGGAAGAGCAATGTCTGGAAATCATCCATCAAGGGGCTGGGACGCAATTCGATCCCAAGGTCGTGGAGGCCTTTTTTCTCGTTCTGGACGAGATCCGGGCTGTTCAGACCATGTGGAGGGATTGA
- a CDS encoding transporter substrate-binding domain-containing protein, with protein sequence MPNRFCLINILVVVLVAALLPWSGIAREHDSGSPWPADRTVLIVSADHAYPPYEYLDDGRPAGFNVELIQAVAEAMGLAVEVRLGPWQMVRDDLETGRADVLAGMYYSEERAKTFGFSVPHTIVSSGLFVRGGSAINSLADLRGRRVLVQEGDIMHEYLLANPIASQVVPVQDPERALVLLSEGGYDAALLSSKVQGMYFARRFGLDNLRALETGLPGREYCFAVAKGNDPLVHRLNEGLALLKATNRYREITDKWFGVYEVPRPWEKTWPYLWPALLALTVLALAGFVWSWTLRRTVAQRTSELEVSRERLQTFFLELQDSQRRLRVLLSNLPGMAYRCKNDRNWTMEFVSEGSLPLCGYKPEELVENAAVSYNDLIHPEFREWRWEAWQEALRLKQTLTLEYVIVGKDGAEKWVWEQGRGLFSEDGEVVCLEGFIADITDRKRAEEEREKLNIQLRQAHKMESVGTLAGGIAHDFNNLLQAMSGNIQIMLLRDNDEATSTRLRNIAQSIDRGARLVRQLLQFSRKAVVERQRLNLNHAVEDAARMLERTIPKMVSLELRLQDDLWPVLADPVQVEQVLLNLGTNAADAMPDGGRLILETGNVTLGEEFVRSHFNLEPGPHVLLCVTDTGRGMDETTLAQIFDPFFTTKEMGKGTGLGLASAYGIVTSHGGLVLCYSEPGRGATFRIYWPAAKAVEAAAEADEIPDVPAVPINLDGGETILLVDDDEQILDLTREALEEFGYTVLTASSGEKALAIYADQGHDIGMVVMDLGMPGMGGRQCLRELLTVDSTVRVLIASGYADHKLAEELQRTGAKGFLGKPYQLKELAAKVREVLDG encoded by the coding sequence GTGCCGAATCGGTTTTGTCTGATCAATATCCTGGTCGTTGTCCTGGTCGCGGCGTTGCTGCCGTGGTCGGGGATTGCCCGGGAGCATGACTCCGGGTCGCCCTGGCCCGCAGACAGGACCGTGCTCATCGTCAGCGCGGACCATGCCTATCCCCCCTATGAATACCTGGATGACGGTCGGCCCGCAGGCTTCAATGTCGAACTGATTCAAGCCGTGGCTGAGGCCATGGGCCTGGCCGTCGAGGTGCGTCTCGGGCCATGGCAGATGGTGAGGGATGATCTGGAAACGGGGCGCGCCGACGTTCTGGCAGGGATGTATTATTCCGAGGAACGAGCGAAGACCTTCGGGTTTTCCGTTCCCCACACCATTGTCTCCTCCGGTCTGTTCGTCCGCGGCGGTTCCGCGATCAATTCCTTGGCCGACTTGCGCGGTCGCCGCGTTCTGGTTCAGGAGGGGGACATTATGCACGAGTATCTGTTGGCCAACCCCATTGCCTCCCAAGTAGTCCCGGTCCAGGATCCCGAGCGAGCCTTGGTTTTGCTGTCCGAGGGTGGCTACGACGCGGCCCTGCTGTCCTCCAAGGTTCAAGGCATGTATTTTGCAAGGCGCTTTGGCCTGGATAATCTTCGGGCCCTGGAGACCGGCCTGCCGGGTCGGGAGTACTGCTTTGCCGTTGCCAAAGGCAACGATCCGCTCGTGCACCGCCTGAACGAGGGGCTGGCCTTGCTCAAGGCGACCAATCGCTACCGGGAAATCACCGATAAATGGTTCGGGGTGTACGAGGTTCCTCGTCCGTGGGAAAAGACCTGGCCGTACCTTTGGCCGGCCTTGCTCGCCCTGACCGTGTTGGCTCTGGCCGGATTCGTCTGGTCCTGGACCCTCAGACGGACCGTGGCCCAGCGCACCAGCGAACTGGAGGTTTCTCGCGAGCGTCTCCAGACATTTTTCCTGGAATTGCAGGACAGTCAACGCCGGCTGCGAGTGCTCCTGTCTAACCTGCCCGGCATGGCCTATCGCTGCAAGAACGACCGGAACTGGACCATGGAGTTCGTCAGCGAGGGGAGTTTGCCCTTGTGCGGCTATAAGCCCGAGGAACTGGTAGAGAATGCCGCCGTTTCCTACAACGACCTCATCCATCCGGAATTCAGGGAGTGGCGCTGGGAGGCGTGGCAGGAAGCGTTGCGGCTGAAGCAAACATTGACCCTCGAATACGTCATCGTCGGCAAGGACGGGGCGGAAAAGTGGGTTTGGGAGCAGGGGCGGGGCCTGTTCTCGGAAGACGGCGAGGTGGTGTGTCTGGAGGGGTTCATCGCCGACATCACCGACCGCAAGCGGGCCGAGGAAGAGCGTGAAAAGCTGAATATCCAGTTGCGACAGGCCCATAAAATGGAATCCGTGGGCACCCTGGCCGGGGGCATCGCCCATGACTTCAACAACCTTTTGCAGGCCATGTCTGGGAATATCCAGATTATGTTGCTGCGCGACAACGACGAGGCGACATCGACGAGGCTGCGCAACATCGCCCAGTCCATTGACCGGGGTGCTCGGTTGGTCAGGCAGCTCTTGCAGTTCAGCCGCAAGGCCGTGGTGGAGCGGCAGCGATTGAACCTGAACCATGCGGTGGAAGACGCGGCCAGGATGCTGGAACGGACCATTCCCAAAATGGTCTCCTTGGAATTGCGCCTCCAGGACGATCTTTGGCCGGTCCTGGCCGATCCAGTGCAGGTGGAGCAGGTGCTGCTGAACCTGGGAACCAATGCCGCGGATGCCATGCCCGACGGAGGACGGTTGATTCTGGAAACCGGCAATGTGACTCTGGGCGAGGAGTTTGTCCGCTCGCATTTCAACCTGGAGCCAGGACCGCATGTGTTGTTGTGCGTGACGGATACGGGTCGGGGCATGGACGAGACGACCCTGGCCCAGATTTTCGACCCGTTTTTCACCACAAAAGAAATGGGCAAGGGTACAGGTCTGGGTTTGGCCTCGGCCTACGGCATTGTCACCAGCCATGGCGGATTGGTTCTCTGCTACAGTGAGCCGGGCCGGGGCGCGACGTTCAGGATTTACTGGCCAGCGGCAAAAGCCGTGGAGGCCGCCGCGGAGGCGGACGAGATTCCAGACGTTCCGGCTGTTCCGATCAACCTGGACGGCGGGGAAACCATCCTGCTGGTGGATGACGACGAGCAGATACTCGACCTGACACGGGAGGCCCTGGAGGAGTTCGGCTACACGGTGCTAACCGCCTCCAGCGGCGAGAAGGCTTTGGCCATCTATGCGGACCAGGGCCACGACATCGGCATGGTCGTCATGGATCTGGGCATGCCCGGCATGGGCGGTCGCCAGTGCCTGCGGGAGCTGCTGACCGTGGACTCCACAGTCCGGGTACTCATTGCCAGCGGATACGCCGACCACAAGCTGGCAGAGGAGCTCCAGCGGACAGGGGCCAAAGGCTTTCTCGGCAAGCCGTATCAGTTGAAGGAACTGGCGGCCAAAGTGCGGGAGGTGCTGGATGGGTGA
- a CDS encoding PAS domain S-box protein — MLRAIIKTTFPALLSVLLIGVVLFALLLPKLQTALMDQKISMVRSMAQSAWSILDALHARVDKGELTLEEAQDTAKRIVHSMRYDDEGRNYFWILDYGHVTLVHPYQPGHVGRDISNLKDIRGRRFVAEMVQAAREHGEGLVTYYWEVMDESHNIDLKYAYAKDFQPWGWVLGTGVYMIDVRQEIGRITRDATYAGVGILLLVTAVALYFSWRGHLAERYRLQAADALRKSEEQYRALTENFLDTIMRFDRDFRLTYVNKMAAVQTGIPVEDWIGKTHQELGFPKELNRLWEETLARVFETGEVQRIEFMLPNGVWIDWLCVPELNANGQVQGVVTTARDITERRQAEEALKHSEATYRAVFNAVNDALYIHDLDTGEILDVNSVVLEKFGYSREEMQRVRVGDISSGIPPYIQEQADELVRKAIAGEPQLFEWHCRHRDGHLFWMETSLKRVVLAGQERLLAVQRDVSSQKQAEEALQLTQFAMDRAQDSIVWVDDRGALIYVNDAACSSMGYSRDELLRMSVFEIDPDFPVENWEEHKETMRRVGAMRFESRHRAKDGRIFPVEVTTNYLEHKGRFLAIAFDRDISERKRAEEELKQANIVVENSPAILFRWKEAPDWPVIMVSRNVSQFGYSRDELMSGKVRYAALVHPEDQERLSRELEDYAFRKVDRFQQEYRIVARDGGVRWVEDRTFMIQDEGGQVVEYQGIVLDVTERKRMEVELVASRRMLHEVINTIPVRVYWKGLDHCYLGCNRLFAGDAGHAEPESLVGKDDFALRWVGHGEAHRKGDRRVLEHGETVLNIERRHVFGDREVWLRMSKVPLLDDAGRIYGMLGTYDDITESKKMQEMMVETEKMMSVGGIAAGIAHEINNPLGIVLQAVQNLEQRSRADFRKNQEAAATIGLDLGLLAEYMRVRKLDVFMADIQSATLRAAAIIRHMLDFTRRSESRRDVCDLADTVQKALTLAQSDYDLKKSYDFKRIQVNQDISTDLPRIICTATEIEQVVLNLLRNAAQAMAESVPPVETPRIAIRVSGLSDGVRIEVEDNGPGIPPGIQARIFEPFFTTKPPGQGTGLGLSVSYFIVTKGHKGRMWVESSPGEGARFVVELPSSPANEARS, encoded by the coding sequence ATGCTTCGAGCCATTATCAAGACCACCTTCCCGGCGCTTTTAAGCGTCCTGCTCATCGGCGTCGTCCTGTTCGCCTTGCTTTTGCCCAAGTTGCAGACAGCACTGATGGATCAGAAAATTTCCATGGTCCGCTCCATGGCTCAGAGCGCCTGGTCGATCCTGGACGCTTTGCATGCACGGGTGGACAAAGGCGAACTGACGCTGGAGGAGGCTCAGGACACGGCCAAACGCATAGTCCATTCCATGCGCTACGATGACGAGGGTCGTAATTATTTTTGGATTCTGGACTACGGCCATGTGACCCTGGTCCACCCCTACCAGCCGGGACACGTGGGCAGGGATATCTCCAATCTCAAGGATATCAGGGGCAGGCGCTTTGTCGCGGAAATGGTCCAGGCTGCCCGTGAACATGGCGAGGGACTGGTCACCTACTACTGGGAGGTAATGGACGAATCCCACAACATTGACTTGAAGTACGCCTATGCCAAGGATTTTCAGCCCTGGGGCTGGGTGCTCGGAACCGGCGTGTACATGATCGACGTGCGGCAAGAGATTGGCCGGATCACCAGGGACGCCACTTATGCCGGAGTGGGGATTCTTCTCCTGGTGACCGCTGTTGCTCTGTATTTTTCCTGGCGGGGTCATCTGGCCGAGCGGTACAGGCTTCAGGCAGCGGACGCCCTGCGCAAAAGCGAGGAACAGTATCGCGCCTTGACGGAAAACTTCCTGGATACAATCATGCGTTTTGACCGGGATTTTCGACTTACGTACGTCAATAAAATGGCCGCTGTGCAAACGGGCATCCCGGTGGAGGATTGGATCGGCAAAACCCATCAGGAACTCGGGTTTCCGAAGGAGTTGAACCGGCTATGGGAAGAAACGCTAGCCCGGGTATTTGAAACCGGCGAGGTCCAGCGGATCGAATTCATGTTGCCCAACGGGGTATGGATCGACTGGCTCTGCGTTCCTGAACTCAATGCGAACGGCCAGGTGCAAGGGGTGGTCACCACGGCCAGGGACATAACGGAACGCAGGCAGGCCGAGGAGGCGTTGAAACATTCCGAGGCCACCTACCGCGCGGTATTTAACGCGGTGAATGATGCTCTTTATATTCATGATCTTGATACGGGAGAGATTCTCGATGTAAACAGCGTCGTGCTCGAAAAATTCGGTTATTCCAGAGAGGAAATGCAGAGAGTCCGGGTGGGGGACATAAGTTCCGGCATACCTCCATATATCCAGGAACAGGCTGATGAGTTGGTGCGGAAGGCTATTGCCGGAGAGCCACAGCTCTTTGAATGGCATTGCAGACATAGGGATGGGCATCTTTTCTGGATGGAAACCAGTCTCAAACGCGTTGTCCTGGCCGGGCAAGAACGCCTCCTGGCCGTTCAGAGGGATGTGTCCTCTCAAAAACAGGCCGAGGAAGCCTTACAACTGACCCAGTTCGCCATGGATCGGGCCCAGGACAGCATTGTTTGGGTGGATGACCGGGGCGCTCTGATTTACGTGAACGATGCGGCCTGTTCGTCCATGGGCTATTCCCGTGATGAACTGTTGAGAATGTCTGTTTTTGAGATTGATCCGGACTTTCCGGTCGAAAACTGGGAGGAGCACAAGGAGACGATGCGTCGGGTCGGAGCAATGCGTTTCGAATCCCGCCATAGGGCCAAGGATGGACGCATTTTCCCCGTGGAGGTGACCACAAACTACCTGGAACACAAAGGACGCTTTCTTGCCATCGCCTTTGACCGCGACATCAGCGAGCGTAAACGTGCAGAGGAAGAATTGAAGCAGGCGAACATTGTGGTGGAAAACAGTCCGGCCATTCTTTTCCGGTGGAAGGAAGCTCCTGATTGGCCGGTGATCATGGTCTCGCGGAACGTAAGCCAGTTCGGTTACTCCCGTGATGAGTTGATGTCCGGCAAGGTGCGTTATGCCGCCCTGGTCCATCCCGAGGACCAGGAACGGTTGAGTCGGGAACTCGAGGATTACGCGTTCAGGAAGGTCGATCGGTTCCAGCAGGAATACCGGATCGTGGCCAGGGACGGCGGGGTCCGCTGGGTTGAGGATCGCACGTTCATGATCCAGGATGAAGGCGGGCAGGTGGTCGAATACCAGGGCATCGTGCTGGACGTGACGGAGCGCAAAAGGATGGAAGTGGAGCTTGTCGCCTCGCGCCGGATGCTCCATGAGGTTATCAACACCATTCCGGTGCGTGTCTACTGGAAGGGGCTGGATCATTGCTATCTGGGCTGTAACCGTCTGTTTGCCGGGGATGCGGGCCATGCGGAGCCGGAAAGCCTAGTCGGCAAGGATGATTTCGCTCTGAGATGGGTTGGGCATGGCGAAGCACACCGCAAGGGTGATCGCCGAGTCTTGGAGCACGGCGAAACGGTGTTGAACATTGAGAGACGCCATGTTTTCGGGGACAGGGAGGTCTGGCTGCGGATGTCCAAGGTTCCCTTGCTGGACGATGCCGGGCGGATTTACGGGATGCTCGGAACCTATGACGACATTACCGAGTCCAAGAAGATGCAGGAGATGATGGTCGAAACCGAGAAGATGATGTCCGTGGGCGGGATCGCCGCGGGCATTGCCCATGAGATCAACAATCCTCTGGGCATCGTGCTCCAAGCCGTTCAGAACCTGGAGCAACGTTCCAGGGCGGATTTTCGCAAAAATCAGGAGGCCGCCGCGACCATCGGGCTGGATTTGGGACTCTTGGCCGAATACATGCGTGTCAGAAAGCTGGATGTTTTCATGGCGGACATCCAGTCCGCGACCTTGCGGGCCGCGGCCATTATTCGGCATATGCTGGACTTCACCCGCAGGAGTGAATCCCGTCGCGATGTCTGCGACCTGGCGGATACTGTTCAAAAGGCCCTGACCCTGGCCCAAAGCGATTACGATCTCAAGAAGAGCTACGACTTCAAGCGAATTCAGGTCAATCAGGACATCAGCACTGATCTGCCGAGAATAATCTGCACCGCCACCGAGATCGAGCAGGTGGTCCTGAACCTGTTGCGCAACGCGGCTCAGGCCATGGCGGAGTCCGTGCCTCCGGTGGAAACTCCGCGCATCGCTATCCGGGTGTCCGGTCTTTCCGACGGGGTACGCATTGAGGTGGAAGACAACGGACCGGGCATACCCCCGGGAATCCAGGCCCGGATATTCGAGCCCTTCTTTACCACCAAGCCGCCCGGACAAGGCACGGGGCTGGGACTGTCCGTGTCCTATTTCATCGTCACCAAGGGCCATAAAGGCCGAATGTGGGTTGAATCCAGTCCAGGGGAGGGCGCGCGGTTCGTTGTCGAATTGCCCTCATCTCCAGCAAATGAGGCGAGGTCATGA
- a CDS encoding response regulator: MSTTPPKVLILEDEQQLRCQLSTYFEDMEVFHVVEAETGEEALVMLRSEPADLCIVDIRLPGMDGTAFIRASVQEKLCRHFLVHTGSVDAELHATLVELGVADRSIFLKPCDLTRLLGRVRELLRPGKKQEFVLDRKL, translated from the coding sequence ATGAGCACGACTCCGCCCAAAGTACTCATTCTGGAGGACGAGCAGCAGCTCCGGTGTCAGTTGTCTACGTACTTCGAAGACATGGAAGTTTTCCACGTGGTCGAGGCCGAAACGGGCGAGGAAGCCCTGGTAATGCTTCGTTCCGAACCGGCGGATCTCTGCATCGTGGACATCCGCCTGCCGGGTATGGACGGCACGGCCTTTATCCGGGCGTCCGTCCAGGAGAAGCTGTGCCGACATTTCCTGGTACACACCGGCTCAGTGGATGCCGAACTGCACGCGACCCTGGTCGAACTGGGCGTGGCCGACCGGAGCATCTTTCTCAAACCCTGCGATCTGACCCGCCTTCTGGGTCGAGTGCGGGAGCTGCTCAGGCCCGGTAAGAAGCAGGAGTTCGTGTTGGACAGGAAATTGTAA
- a CDS encoding PAS domain S-box protein, with protein sequence MGEKTILQRVGLIVLVTALIVVSPLGGAVRGADVGLTGEERAWLSDNQDKLVLWYDRTFPPIEYASERGEFRGMAAEVMALIASRLGISFQVVPATSWPRLLEVLESGEAAVAPVIANTPERERFALFSEPYINIPVVVITTKNRTRARTLEDFKGLRVAAVQGYVTETFLRENYADILEIVPVENSRAGLRDVAFGLVDAMIENMAVGVYYIEEQKLPNLRVAGPTDMIYHLSFGVSREYPLLYSAMNKAMQTVSDEEIRAVEKRWIALDGPGGLNREQIQRIKVAGVFLGSLIICLGLITIFMRRKLRASEERYRAIFNNAPVGIFRTTIPGKPVEVNPAMARMFGYADRDEFMEQVRDLATDIYPAPGDRRKLLDALEASPDGVSMEIDFKRKDGTSFQTIINASLEKDVRGNPRFIDGTIKDISVRKRAEASLRASEEKFSRLFQLSPDAIIVVHLHTEVIRDANEAFFRLCGYTREECLGRMTTELQFYPIPEDREVIYQRLRAGEPLINFELKARRKDGEIIHCSIASLVLPIDGEPHILAVIRDITEAKKMQEMMIQSEKMVSVGGIAAGIAHEINNPLGIVLQAAQNLETRTRTDFWKNVEAAEAVGLDLGLLEAYMQRRKLDVFIADIQSAALRAASIVRHMLDFTRRSESVLTVCDLGVIIQRALTLAQSDYDLKKKYDFKRIDVRLEIDPSLPRVGCTETEIEQVLLNLLRNAAQAMNEVQPPLENPWITVRAATETDAVRIVVEDNGPGIPGDVLPRIFEPFFTTKAPGQGTGLGLSVSYFIITKNHGGRMRVESTPGTGTRFIIDLPLATTPKEAS encoded by the coding sequence ATGGGTGAAAAAACAATACTCCAGCGCGTCGGGTTGATCGTCCTCGTGACGGCTTTGATCGTGGTTTCGCCCCTGGGGGGAGCCGTCCGCGGCGCGGACGTCGGTCTGACCGGAGAGGAACGGGCTTGGCTTTCGGACAACCAGGACAAACTGGTTCTCTGGTACGACAGAACATTCCCGCCCATCGAGTATGCGTCCGAAAGAGGGGAATTCAGGGGCATGGCCGCAGAGGTCATGGCCTTGATCGCGTCGCGGCTCGGCATTTCTTTTCAAGTGGTCCCGGCTACCTCCTGGCCCCGGTTGCTGGAGGTTCTGGAAAGCGGGGAGGCGGCCGTGGCTCCGGTCATTGCCAACACGCCTGAACGGGAGCGTTTCGCCTTGTTCAGCGAACCTTATATCAATATTCCCGTCGTGGTGATCACCACCAAGAATCGGACCAGGGCGCGGACGCTGGAGGATTTCAAGGGGCTGCGGGTGGCCGCGGTCCAGGGCTACGTGACAGAGACGTTCCTGCGCGAGAACTACGCGGATATTCTGGAGATCGTCCCCGTGGAAAACTCCCGGGCCGGTTTGCGGGACGTGGCGTTCGGCCTGGTGGACGCCATGATCGAAAACATGGCCGTGGGCGTTTACTACATCGAGGAGCAAAAGTTGCCCAACCTGCGGGTGGCCGGGCCCACGGACATGATTTACCACCTCAGTTTCGGGGTCAGCCGTGAGTATCCCTTGCTTTACAGCGCCATGAACAAGGCCATGCAGACCGTCTCGGACGAAGAAATCCGCGCAGTCGAAAAACGCTGGATCGCCCTGGACGGTCCTGGGGGGCTGAACCGGGAGCAGATCCAGCGCATCAAGGTTGCGGGCGTTTTCCTGGGGTCACTGATCATTTGCCTGGGCCTGATCACTATTTTTATGCGCCGTAAGCTGCGGGCCAGCGAGGAACGCTATCGGGCCATATTCAACAATGCGCCGGTGGGCATCTTCCGAACCACGATTCCCGGCAAGCCCGTGGAGGTGAATCCGGCGATGGCCCGGATGTTCGGCTATGCTGACCGGGATGAGTTTATGGAGCAGGTTCGCGATCTGGCCACGGATATCTACCCCGCTCCAGGAGATCGTCGCAAGCTCCTGGACGCTCTGGAGGCCTCCCCGGACGGCGTTTCCATGGAAATCGATTTCAAGCGCAAGGACGGGACAAGCTTCCAGACCATCATCAACGCCTCCCTGGAAAAAGACGTTCGGGGCAATCCGAGATTCATCGATGGGACCATCAAGGACATCAGCGTGCGCAAGCGGGCCGAGGCCTCTTTGCGGGCTTCGGAAGAGAAGTTCTCCAGGCTGTTTCAGCTTTCGCCGGACGCCATCATCGTGGTTCATCTGCACACCGAAGTCATTCGCGACGCCAATGAGGCCTTTTTCCGGTTGTGCGGCTACACCCGTGAAGAGTGTCTGGGACGCATGACCACGGAATTGCAGTTTTATCCGATCCCTGAAGACCGGGAGGTCATTTATCAACGGCTGCGGGCCGGCGAGCCGCTCATCAATTTTGAACTCAAGGCCCGCCGCAAGGACGGGGAGATCATTCATTGCTCCATCGCATCTCTGGTACTGCCCATCGACGGGGAGCCGCACATCCTGGCCGTGATCCGCGACATCACCGAAGCCAAGAAAATGCAGGAGATGATGATCCAGTCCGAAAAAATGGTCTCCGTGGGTGGAATCGCGGCGGGAATCGCCCATGAGATCAACAACCCCCTGGGGATCGTCCTTCAGGCGGCCCAGAACCTGGAGACGCGGACCCGAACGGATTTCTGGAAGAACGTGGAGGCCGCCGAGGCCGTGGGGCTGGATCTGGGCCTGCTGGAGGCCTACATGCAACGGCGCAAACTGGACGTGTTCATTGCCGACATCCAATCCGCGGCCCTGCGCGCCGCATCCATCGTCCGGCACATGCTCGACTTTACTCGGCGCAGCGAATCCGTGCTCACGGTTTGCGACCTAGGCGTGATCATCCAGCGCGCCCTGACTCTGGCCCAAAGCGACTATGACCTGAAAAAGAAATACGATTTCAAGCGGATCGACGTCCGCCTGGAGATCGACCCCAGTCTGCCCCGGGTCGGCTGCACGGAGACGGAAATCGAGCAGGTTCTCCTGAACCTCCTGCGCAACGCTGCCCAGGCCATGAACGAGGTGCAGCCGCCTCTGGAGAATCCTTGGATCACGGTTCGGGCCGCAACCGAGACCGACGCGGTGCGGATCGTGGTGGAGGACAACGGGCCGGGCATCCCCGGGGACGTGCTGCCGCGGATTTTTGAACCGTTCTTCACCACCAAGGCACCGGGGCAAGGTACGGGCCTGGGACTCTCCGTGTCGTATTTCATCATCACCAAAAACCATGGAGGGCGGATGCGCGTTGAGTCCACTCCCGGCACGGGCACCCGGTTCATCATCGATCTCCCCCTGGCCACGACCCCGAAGGAGGCATCATGA
- a CDS encoding HAMP domain-containing sensor histidine kinase, whose translation MSGSDRDDGGATHVCQGAMDSLEDMFLNAPIGVYASTPDGRFLAVNPALVRAMGYDSAENLLESITDIATQVYCEPSERELVLRQMAAHGEIHNHECQMWRRDGTKIWVSLSVRALRGPGGVLQCFQGFVIDISAKKHAEEEIREKNEQLQILLAEKDLIFSIIAHDLMSPLTGIHGFTKLLVEEDQAEDWNAIRPVLRAMGQSVQNVLQLLENLLHWSRTLQGLKQCEAGACDLEKVVDANLELARHVAQQKNVALRSQVPSGLLLTADDSMLDTIIRNLLFNAVKYTKPGGVVTVCAEQREDDIILSVRDTGIGMDRKTLGGLFALGQNKSFPGTAGEPGTGLGLVLCKEFVALHEGMLWAESTPGQGTTFFVALPVHGPAGGDDQQSMDERD comes from the coding sequence GTGTCCGGATCGGATCGTGACGACGGCGGTGCCACGCACGTATGCCAGGGGGCCATGGACTCTCTGGAGGATATGTTTCTCAACGCGCCCATCGGGGTTTATGCATCCACGCCCGATGGGCGTTTTCTTGCCGTCAATCCGGCCCTGGTCCGCGCTATGGGTTATGATTCCGCCGAAAATCTGCTGGAATCCATCACGGACATCGCCACACAGGTCTATTGCGAGCCGTCCGAACGCGAGCTTGTTTTGCGCCAGATGGCCGCGCATGGGGAAATCCATAACCATGAATGTCAGATGTGGCGTCGGGACGGAACAAAAATCTGGGTGTCCCTGAGCGTGCGTGCGCTCCGGGGACCAGGCGGCGTTCTCCAGTGCTTTCAAGGTTTCGTGATCGACATCAGCGCCAAGAAGCATGCGGAAGAGGAAATCCGGGAGAAAAATGAACAACTCCAGATTCTTTTGGCGGAAAAGGATCTGATTTTCTCGATCATCGCCCACGACCTGATGTCGCCGCTGACCGGGATTCACGGATTCACGAAGCTGCTCGTCGAAGAGGATCAGGCCGAAGACTGGAATGCTATCCGTCCCGTGCTCCGGGCCATGGGCCAATCGGTTCAGAATGTTTTGCAGTTGCTGGAAAACCTCCTGCATTGGTCCCGGACCCTGCAAGGGTTGAAGCAGTGCGAAGCGGGAGCCTGCGACCTGGAAAAGGTGGTGGACGCGAACCTGGAATTGGCGCGTCACGTTGCCCAGCAAAAGAACGTCGCCCTGCGTTCCCAGGTTCCATCCGGTCTGCTGCTCACCGCGGACGACTCCATGCTGGACACCATCATCCGCAATCTGCTTTTCAATGCCGTCAAATATACCAAACCCGGAGGCGTGGTGACCGTCTGCGCCGAGCAAAGGGAAGACGACATCATCCTGTCCGTCCGGGACACCGGGATCGGCATGGACAGGAAAACCCTCGGCGGTTTGTTCGCCCTGGGGCAAAACAAGTCCTTCCCCGGCACGGCCGGGGAGCCGGGTACCGGACTCGGGCTGGTTCTATGCAAGGAATTCGTCGCCCTGCACGAGGGAATGCTCTGGGCCGAAAGCACTCCGGGCCAGGGAACCACGTTCTTCGTGGCCTTGCCCGTCCATGGACCGGCGGGCGGGGATGACCAACAATCCATGGACGAGCGGGATTGA